CCGAAACTCCTGTGAGAACTGCTGATATTCCACCAGCGGAATCGCCTCATCCTCCATCGCCCACTCATGCCGCGCATGCTGGCTGTAGCAGCCGAAGTGAATAAACATTCCGAACTTCGCCGCATGCCACCATTGCATGCGCCGCACCTGGTCCGGAGTCGGCTGCGCCTCTGCTTCGTCCTGCGCCGCAACTGCGGCCTTCATCGCCGCTTCCGCGCGCCCACTCAAGGCAAGCGAAGCCAGCGAAGCTCCCGTGCCCATCAACATATTTCTGCGGTTGATCTTGAATGAATCCATTCTGGAATGACTCCGTCCTTTGCCTGGTTTGATGCGGAGGCGATTTTCCACCCGCAACAGCGTTCTAAACGGCCAAAGATATGATTGTCAATGGTAAAAGACAAATTTTATATAGAAAACAATTCAGCAATTGCGCAAAATCGAAATCGCCAAATCGTTTTACTTGCCTCATAATTCTCTCGAAGGAGAAAAACCTGAATGCCCCGCTGGACAAGACGTGACCTGGTCAAAGCAGCCGTAGCCACCTCTGCCGCAGTCATCGGCAACCGTACCCTCCCCGCAGAAGCCACTCCGTCCAGCAGTCCAACCCACCAGGCCAGCCAACCCGCCGCACCGCCCACCATCGACAACACTCTACGCGAAAACCTGCTCATGGACTTCGGCTGGCGCTTCCATCTCGGCAACGCCTGCGACCCCGTCAAAGATTTCAACTTCGGTAAGACCGCCATCATAGGCACCTTCGCCAAATCCGGCGACTCCGGCGGAGCAACCGGCTCTCACTTCGACGACAGCGCATGGTCACAGATCAATCTGCCCCACGACTGGGCCGTCGATCTCCCTTTCGTACTCGACAACACCCTGGTCTGGACCGGCGGCAAACCACTCGGCCGCGCCTACCCCGAAACCAGCATCGGCTGGTATCGCAAGCCCTTCGCCATCCCCGCCTCCGACCTCGGCAAACGCATCCGCATCCGCTTCGACGGCATCCGCCGCAACGCCCAGGTCTTCATCAACGGCCAGTACCTCGGCCAGGACCCCAGCGGCTACGCTCCTTACGAGTACGACGTCACAGACTTCATCAACTACGGCGGCGACAACGTCCTCTGCCTCCGCGTCGACGCGACCCTCAGCGAAGGCTGGTTTTACGAAGGCGCAGGCATCTATCGCCACGTCTGGCTCACCAAAACCGCGCCAGTCCACATCGCCTCCTGGGGCAACTACGTCCAATCGAGCTTACGCTCCGGCATCACCGGCCCCGCGTCTCTGCGGATCACCTCTGAGATCGAAAACGCAACCGGGCAGCCCGCCGACTGCACTGTTCACGCCTCCATCCTCGACCCCAACGGCGAAATCGTCGCCACCGTGCGCTCCAAATCAGCCACCATCGCCGCAGCGGCAAACAGCATCGTCGAGATGCAGGCCACCGTCACCCACCCCGAGCTCTGGTCGATCGAGACCCCGCACCTCTACCGTCTCGTCGCCACTGTCCTGCTCAACGGCAAACCGGTCGACCAGGACTCAACCACCTTCGGCATCCGCACCACGCGCTTTGATAAGGACGAGGGCTTCTTCATGAACGACAAGCCCGTCAAAATCAAGGGTACCTGCAACCATCAAGACCATGCCGGCGTCGGCGCCGCCCTTCCCGACCGCCTCCAGTACTACCGCGTCGAGCTCCTGAAAGGAATGGGCGCCAACGCCTACCGCACCTCCCACAACGCACCAACACCCGAGCTGCTCGACGCCTGCGACCGCCTCGGCATGTTGGTCATGGACGAGACGCGCGAGTTCTCCTCCAGCCCGCAAGCCCTCGAAGAACTCGAAAGCATGGTCAAGCGCGACCGCAACCACCCCAGCATCATTCTCTGGTCCATCGCCAACGAGGAGCCGCAGCAGGG
This is a stretch of genomic DNA from Edaphobacter acidisoli. It encodes these proteins:
- the galA gene encoding beta-galactosidase GalA; the protein is MPRWTRRDLVKAAVATSAAVIGNRTLPAEATPSSSPTHQASQPAAPPTIDNTLRENLLMDFGWRFHLGNACDPVKDFNFGKTAIIGTFAKSGDSGGATGSHFDDSAWSQINLPHDWAVDLPFVLDNTLVWTGGKPLGRAYPETSIGWYRKPFAIPASDLGKRIRIRFDGIRRNAQVFINGQYLGQDPSGYAPYEYDVTDFINYGGDNVLCLRVDATLSEGWFYEGAGIYRHVWLTKTAPVHIASWGNYVQSSLRSGITGPASLRITSEIENATGQPADCTVHASILDPNGEIVATVRSKSATIAAAANSIVEMQATVTHPELWSIETPHLYRLVATVLLNGKPVDQDSTTFGIRTTRFDKDEGFFMNDKPVKIKGTCNHQDHAGVGAALPDRLQYYRVELLKGMGANAYRTSHNAPTPELLDACDRLGMLVMDETREFSSSPQALEELESMVKRDRNHPSIILWSIANEEPQQGTERGARMGRSMMEALNRLDTTRPVTAAMNHSWGKGISGVVDVQGFNYNLPDIDAFHKSFPDQPTVGSETASTVSTRGIYANDPKRGYVAAYDTEKPRWAETAEDWWKFYDQREWLSGGFVWTGFDYRGEPTPYHLPCISSHFGLMDTCGFPKDNYFYYHTWWRTEPALHLFPHWNWSGKEGQLIEVWCYSNQQSVELFLNGKSLGSQTVEKNGHLVWKVNYAPGTIEARASSNGKVTLVEKRETTGPAAKIQLQPDRTKISADGEDVSVINVTITDAQGRIVPLADNKVTFTLTGEGKIIGVGNGDPSSYEADHATARSAFNGLCMCIVQASKTAGPITIQASSSNLESSNVTIESAAATPRPKI